The Halosimplex litoreum genome has a window encoding:
- a CDS encoding formate/nitrite transporter family protein, with protein sequence MAEQPTPRAIFDRAVAEGDRRLDQPTLELVSTSFIAGFTVVFGHVALGIVEAFTEPVFGHAARVAGALAFGLGVVFLVAGRTELFNENFSDPAAAAVERPGFSAAPALGRLWVGTLAFNLLGGCFMSLVFAVDGAIPPASTAVLRTTAVDIAGRTTAAWFARAVAGGTLVSLLSFLLVAVRSDGSRLALAYAVGFLLALGPFEHVVVSVIHVVLGALLGATVGLPTLAAMTAVVTAGNLVGGLGLVTVTHVTQAMGAGE encoded by the coding sequence GTGGCCGAGCAGCCGACCCCCCGCGCGATCTTCGACCGAGCCGTCGCGGAGGGCGACCGCCGGCTCGACCAGCCGACCCTCGAACTCGTGTCGACGAGTTTCATCGCCGGCTTCACCGTCGTCTTCGGCCACGTCGCACTCGGGATCGTCGAGGCGTTCACGGAGCCCGTCTTCGGCCACGCCGCCAGGGTCGCGGGCGCGCTCGCGTTCGGCCTCGGTGTCGTCTTCCTCGTCGCCGGCCGGACCGAGCTGTTCAACGAGAACTTCTCCGACCCGGCCGCGGCCGCCGTCGAACGCCCCGGATTCTCGGCTGCCCCCGCCCTGGGCCGACTCTGGGTCGGCACGCTGGCGTTCAATCTCCTCGGCGGTTGCTTCATGTCACTGGTCTTCGCCGTCGACGGGGCGATCCCGCCCGCCTCGACGGCCGTCCTCCGAACGACGGCGGTCGATATCGCCGGCCGGACGACCGCCGCGTGGTTCGCCCGCGCCGTCGCCGGCGGCACCCTCGTGAGCCTCCTGTCTTTTCTCCTCGTCGCCGTCCGGAGCGACGGGAGCCGCCTGGCACTGGCCTACGCCGTCGGCTTCCTGCTCGCGCTCGGCCCGTTCGAACACGTGGTCGTCTCCGTGATCCACGTCGTCCTCGGGGCGCTGCTGGGCGCGACCGTCGGACTCCCCACGCTCGCCGCGATGACCGCCGTCGTCACCGCCGGCAACCTCGTCGGCGGGCTCGGACTCGTCACCGTCACACACGTCACACAGGCGATGGGCGCCGGCGAGTGA
- a CDS encoding HAD family hydrolase: MAVSFDLFGTLVAVSRPADPAEAVAAQLRERGVAVPENWAAVYREPQVSLQDGSELALSDHVGHALANRGVDADAETVATAVRGAFDGPVKTREGAQAAVEAAAERGPVGVCSNCSVDGLVERTLERSRLDADRFDAVVASVDCGWRKPDRRAFDAIARGLDVTVDDLVHVGDDPATDGGAGDAGARSVLLTDIDLTDLPARLEAMECR, encoded by the coding sequence GTGGCAGTCTCGTTCGACCTGTTCGGTACGCTCGTCGCCGTCTCCCGCCCCGCCGACCCCGCGGAGGCCGTCGCCGCTCAGCTCCGCGAGCGCGGGGTCGCCGTCCCGGAGAACTGGGCGGCGGTCTACCGCGAGCCGCAGGTCTCCCTCCAGGACGGGTCGGAACTCGCGCTGTCGGACCACGTCGGACACGCGCTCGCGAACCGCGGGGTCGACGCCGACGCGGAGACGGTCGCGACGGCCGTCCGCGGGGCGTTCGACGGCCCGGTGAAGACCCGCGAGGGCGCCCAAGCGGCCGTCGAAGCCGCTGCCGAGCGCGGCCCCGTCGGGGTCTGCTCGAACTGCAGCGTCGACGGGCTCGTCGAGCGGACACTCGAACGGTCGCGCCTCGACGCCGACCGGTTCGACGCGGTCGTCGCGAGCGTCGACTGCGGGTGGCGCAAGCCCGACCGCCGCGCGTTCGACGCCATCGCGCGCGGGCTGGACGTCACGGTCGACGACCTGGTCCACGTCGGCGACGACCCCGCGACCGACGGCGGCGCCGGCGACGCGGGCGCGCGGAGCGTCCTCCTGACCGACATCGACCTGACGGATCTGCCGGCGCGACTGGAGGCGATGGAGTGTCGCTGA
- a CDS encoding CobD/CbiB family cobalamin biosynthesis protein, whose product MSLSTVAVGLALALDAAVGEPPTRVHPVAWFGRLVGHLDRAWARPRAAGALGTVALPLAAAVAVGGVVAAAGAWRPLAGAVAGGVALFLTTSLRRLLSVAREVTALTGTDIDAARSELRALAGRDASALSADEVRSAVVESVAENLADGLVAPLGAFAALAVAVGVVVPSGAESVPAGVDPAVAALAFGAAGAAWVKAVNTMDSMLGYRSKPVGWAPARLDDVVMWVPARVGAVLIAAATLSPGSLVAARRWLDRVPSPNSGWPMGTIAAAIDVRLVKPGAYDINADAPLPTVEDAERAVRRVGLAGLATYVGAGLATYVGAGVFTWA is encoded by the coding sequence GTGTCGCTGAGCACGGTCGCGGTCGGGCTGGCGCTCGCGCTCGACGCGGCGGTCGGTGAACCGCCGACGCGAGTCCATCCCGTCGCCTGGTTCGGCCGGCTGGTCGGGCACCTGGATCGGGCGTGGGCCCGCCCGCGAGCGGCGGGCGCGCTCGGGACCGTCGCGCTCCCGCTCGCCGCCGCGGTGGCCGTCGGCGGAGTCGTGGCCGCGGCGGGCGCCTGGCGGCCGCTCGCGGGCGCCGTCGCCGGCGGGGTCGCGCTGTTTCTGACGACGAGTCTCCGTCGGCTGCTGTCGGTCGCCCGTGAGGTGACGGCGCTGACGGGGACGGACATCGACGCCGCCCGCTCGGAACTGCGCGCGCTCGCCGGCCGGGACGCGTCGGCGCTGTCGGCCGACGAGGTGCGGAGCGCGGTCGTCGAGAGCGTCGCCGAGAACCTCGCCGACGGGCTGGTCGCGCCGCTGGGCGCGTTCGCGGCGCTGGCGGTCGCCGTCGGCGTCGTGGTGCCGTCGGGAGCGGAGTCCGTTCCGGCCGGTGTCGACCCGGCGGTCGCGGCGCTCGCGTTCGGCGCGGCGGGGGCGGCGTGGGTCAAGGCGGTGAACACGATGGATTCGATGCTGGGCTATCGCTCGAAACCCGTCGGGTGGGCGCCGGCGCGGCTGGACGACGTCGTGATGTGGGTCCCAGCGCGGGTCGGCGCGGTCCTGATCGCCGCGGCGACCCTGTCGCCGGGCTCGCTGGTCGCCGCGCGGCGCTGGCTCGACCGCGTCCCCTCACCGAACTCCGGGTGGCCGATGGGGACGATCGCCGCGGCGATCGACGTGCGACTCGTCAAACCCGGAGCGTACGACATCAACGCCGACGCGCCGTTGCCGACGGTCGAAGACGCCGAACGGGCGGTTCGGCGGGTAGGGCTGGCGGGCCTGGCGACGTACGTGGGTGCAGGCCTGGCGACGTACGTCGGTGCGGGGGTGTTCACGTGGGCCTGA